In Primulina eburnea isolate SZY01 chromosome 5, ASM2296580v1, whole genome shotgun sequence, a single window of DNA contains:
- the LOC140832830 gene encoding uncharacterized protein isoform X2 — protein MVRKKPTARDEESSAIGGGAGKSKKNAFVIGDDEYSIGTELSEEAAVPEEKVAPAGNRKKGKKGVSNKRRLKDDDVQVRDNKVDEEDDIIFSNSNFGLLGEDKDEGDAETENDEDCREDVTVFTGKKKPSNTKRGGGVSGFRSSVFNAVSDEDEEQALTDDDGALISLPRKKKPLKSKKSGGNVSSAAGYDVLDGDDEIEDLSFKEDDDDDMGISFAGKKKTKSLKGSKKSSGNSFSAAVLADENEEDTSVSEIGDQLVRGADDDQEEDVLAIKFSGKKKSSKKKNNSVNSANDIGNRDAYSQVLEFNKTSSADAFSKESDYLKNQKQLNEDVSETSKKKKKKKGGKAVQEEEDLDKILAELGEAPPVSKTVPTLASAPSAPPPVEKVHNQSQLEEVSRDKEAEEEEPIESVTSKKKKKKEKEKEKRAAAPSLATEEKQEETKTDMNSKVTDEKVRKHVRKMQEKLARMKEAEEQKKREEEERLRKEEEERRQLEELERLAEERKRLKKEKEKEKLLKKKLEGKLLTGKQKEEARRLEAMRKQILANAGGLLLPGDNTRAPAKRPLYQKKKSKTLPQSNGAAPAEVESTDTRGIQQEITSEVDYVEADNIEEAEVSSAKVNVEATDVFEENGMEEEEEEDNDDAEWDAKSWDDADLKLSGKSAFADEEIDSEPQLLAKKEIKSARTAAQDVELPSVATKSVGLSEKVASTMPLKSNNVEVRRKDCEAVDADKNNNKVAANSDKIKNVIVKEETPKSDDGPVQGRQNLRSPICCIMGHVDTGKTKLLDCIRGTNVQEGEAGGITQQIGATYFPAANIRERTRELKADAKLNVPGLLVIDTPGHESFTNLRSRGSGLCDIAILVVDIMHGLEHQTIESLDLLKLRNTEFIVALNKVDKLYGWKTCPNAPIVKAMKQQSRDVQIMFDTRLTQVITQLKEQGLNTELYYKNKEMGETFSIVPTSAISGEGIPDLLLLMVQWTQKTMVERLTFSDEVQCTVLEVKVIEGHGTTIDAVLVNGVLHDGDRIVVCGLQGPIVTSIRALLTPHPMKELRVKGTYLRHKEIKAAQGIKITAQGLEHAIAGSSLYVVGPDDDLDNIKEQAMGDMKSLMSRIDKSGEGVYVQASTLGSLEALLEFLKTPVVNIPVSGISIGPVHKKDVMKASVMLEKKKEYGTILAFDVKVTPEARELADELGVKIFIADIIYHLFDQFKAYIDNLKEEKKKKASEEAVFPCVLKIIPNCVFNKKDPIILGVDVLEGIAKIGTPLCVPQREFIDIGRIASFKNNHSPGDYAKKGQKIIGSNSDEQQKMFGRHFEIEDELVSKISRNSLDALKEHYAEDLSVEEKRLLFKLKKLFKIP, from the exons ATGGTGAGAAAGAAGCCAACTGCTCGCGACGAGGAGAGCAGTGCCATCGGAGGTGGCGCAGGTAAGTCGAAGAAGAATGCGTTTGTGATTGGCGATGATGAGTACTCAATTGGGACTGAATTATCAGAGGAGGCTGCCGTTCCAGAAGAGAAAGTGGCTCCTGCAGGTAATAGAAAGAAGGGAAAAAAGGGTGTTTCGAATAAAAGGCGTCTAAAGGACGATGATGTGCAAGTGCGGGATAATAAAGTTGATGAAGAGGATGATATAATATTTAGTAATTCGAATTTTGGGTTATTAGGAGAAGATAAGGATGAGGGCGATGCTGAAACGGAGAATGATGAAGATTGCAGAGAGGATGTCACAGTCTTTACAGGGAAAAAGAAACCATCAAATACTAAAAGGGGTGGTGGTGTAAGTGGGTTTAGGTCATCGGTCTTTAATGCTGTTAGTGATGAGGATGAAGAACAGGCCTTGACTGATGATGATGGGGCCTTGATTTCTTTACCTCGGAAGAAGAAACCTTTGAAGAGTAAGAAGAGCGGTGGAAATGTCTCTTCTGCAGCTGGTTATGACGTGCTTGATGGGGATGATGAGATCGAAGACTTGAGTTTTAAAGAGGATGACGACGATGACATGGGAATTAGTTTTGCAGGTAAGAAGAAGACAAAGTCATTGAAGGGTTCAAAGAAGTCTTCTGGAAATTCATTTTCTGCAGCAGTGCTTGCAGATGAAAATGAAGAGGATACCTCAGTTTCAGAAATAGGGGATCAGCTGGTACGAGGTGCTGATGATGATCAAGAGGAAGATGTATTAGCGATTAAATTCTCAGGTAAGAAAAAGTCGTCTAAGAAGAAGAATAACAGTGTCAATAGCGCAAATGATATTGGAAACAGGGATGCATACTCTCAGGTCCTGGAATTTAATAAAACTTCTTCTGCAGATGCTTTCAGTAAAGAATCTGATTATTTGAAAAATCAAAAGCAGTTAAACGAAGACGTGTCAGAaacttcaaagaaaaaaaagaagaaaaagggTGGGAAAGCTGTTCAAGAAGAAGAAGACCTTGACAAAATTTTAGCTGAACTTGGTGAGGCACCTCCAGTGTCAAAAACTGTTCCAACTCTTGCTTCAGCTCCTAGTGCACCTCCACCAGTGGAAAAGGTACACAACCAGTCCCAGCTAGAAGAGGTTTCTAGGGATAAAGAAgctgaagaagaagaacctaTCGAGTCAGTAACttcgaagaaaaagaaaaagaaagaaaaagaaaaggagaAAAGGGCAGCTGCACCTTCACTTGCAACTGAAGAAAAGCAGGAAGAAACTAAGACTGATATGAACAGTAAAGTAACAGACGAGAAAGTTCGGAAGCATGTCCGGAAGATGCAAGAGAAACTTGCTAGAATGAAGGAAGCAGAAGAGCAGAAAAAAAGGGAAGAAGAGGAGCGATTAaggaaagaagaagaagaaagacgCCAATTAGAAGAATTGGAACGATTAGCTGAAGAGAGAAAGCGcttaaaaaaggaaaaagaaaaggagaaacttctaaaaaaaaaattagaagggAAGCTTTTAACTGGAAAACAAAAGGAAGAAGCTCGTAGATTGGAAGCAATGAGGAAGCAAATACTTGCCAATGCTGGGGGCTTGCTGTTACCTGGTGATAATACCAGAGCACCAGCCAAGCGGCCCCTCTATCAGAAGAAAAAATCGAAGACACTGCCACAATCTAATGGAGCAGCCCCTGCAGAGGTCGAGAGCACAGACACAAGGGGGATCCAGCAAGAAATTACTTCCGAGGTTGATTATGTGGAAGCGGACAACATTGAGGAAGCTGAAGTTTCGAGTGCAAAGGTTAATGTAGAGGCTACTGATGTATTTGAAGAAAATGGAATGGAAGAGGAAGAGGAAGAAGACAACGATGATGCTGAGTGGGATGCTAAAAGTTGGGATGATGCTGATCTTAAGTTGTCAGGTAAAAGTGCATTTGCTGATGAAGAAATTGACTCAGAGCCTCAGCTTTTGGCAAAGAAGGAGATAAAGAGTGCAAGGACTGCGGCTCAGGATGTTGAGCTGCCATCTGTTGCAACCAAGTCAGTTGGATTGTCGGAAAAAGTTGCCTCGACTATGCCACTTAAATCCAATAACGTGGAAGTTAGAAGGAAGGATTGTGAGGCTGTGGATGCcgacaaaaacaacaacaaagtTGCTGCTAATTCTGACAAGATAAAAAATGTTATTGTTAAAGAGGAAACACCAAAATCGGATGATGGTCCTGTACAGGGTAGACAAAATCTTCGTTCACCAATATGCTGTATTATGGGCCATGTTGATACTGGCAAAACAAAATTGCTGGATTGCATAAGAGGTACTAATGTCCAAGAGGGCGAGGCTGGTGGGATTACTCAGCAAATTGGTGCAACCTATTTCCCTGCTGCCAACATTCGTGAAAGAACTAGGGAACTGAAAGCTGATGCGAAGCTTAATGTCCCTGGTCTGTTAGTTATTGATACCCCGGGACATGAATCTTTTACTAATTTACGTTCTCGAGGATCAGGATTATGTGATATTGCAATATTGGTGGTCGATATAATGCATGGCTTGGAACATCAGACCATCGAATCCCTTGATCTTTTGAAGTTGAGAAATACTGAATTCATCGTCGCCTTGAATAAA GTGGATAAGTTATATGGTTGGAAAACATGTCCCAATGCGCCAATTGTGAAGGCAATGAAGCAACAGTCAAGAGATGTTCAAATTATGTTTGATACGAGGCTCACTCAG GTTATCACACAGTTAAAAGAGCAAGGGCTTAACACAGAGTTATATTACAAAAACAAAGAAATGGGAGAAACTTTCAGCATTGTACCCACTAGTGCTATAAG TGGTGAAGGCATCCCTGATTTATTGTTACTAATGGTTCAATGGACCCAAAAGACAATGGTAGAAAGGTTGACATTTAGTGATGAAGTGCAG TGTACTGTTTTGGAGGTTAAGGTGATTGAAGGGCATGGAACAACAATTGATGCGGTGTTGGTAAATGGGGTACTTCATGACGGGGACCGAATTGTTGTTTGTGGCTTACAG GGGCCTATTGTTACTTCAATTAGAGCGTTATTGACACCCCACCCAATGAAGGAGCTCCGAGTCAAG GGAACTTATTTACGTCATAAAGAAATCAAGGCTGCCCAGGGTATAAAGATCACTGCACAG GGCCTTGAGCATGCCATTGCAGGCTCAAGTCTCTATGTTGTGGGGCCTGATGATGATTTGGATAACATCAAAGAGCAAGCTATGGGGGATATGAAGTCATTGATGAGTAGAATTGATAAAAGCGGTGAGGGAGTTTATGTTCAAGCATCTACTCTTGGGTCATTAGAAGCATTATTGGAGTTCTTGAAGACTCCTGTTGTCAACATACCTGTCAGTGGCATAAGCATAGGCCCGGTACACAAGAAAGATGTGATGAAGGCCAGTGTTATGCTGGAGAAGAAAAAAGAGTATGGGACTATACTGGCCTTTGATGTTAAAGTGACACCAGAAGCTCGGGAACTGGCTGATGAACTCGGTGTGAAAATATTCATTGCTGACATTATTTAtcacttatttgatcagtttaaGGCCTATATAGATAATCTTAAGGaggaaaagaagaaaaaagCTTCTGAAGAAGCAGTTTTTCCATGTGTTCTCAAGATTATACCCAACTGTGTGTTCAATAAGAAGGATCCCATTATCTTGGGGGTTGATGTCCTTGAAGGCATTGCGAAG ATTGGAACTCCACTATGTGTTCCCCAAAGGGAGTTTATTGATATTGGTCGCATAGCTTCATTTAAGAACAATCACAGTCCTGGTGATTATGCCAAGAAAGGCCAGAAG ATAATCGGCAGTAATTCCGATGAACAGCAGAAGATGTTTGGCCGGCATTTTGAGATTGAAGATGAGCTTGTGAGCAAAATCTCAAGAAACTCCCTTGATGCGCTGAAAGAACATTATGCG GAAGACTTGTCCGTTGAGGAGAAAAGATTACTCTTCAAATTGAAAAAACTTTTCAAGATACCATGA
- the LOC140832830 gene encoding uncharacterized protein isoform X1, translating into MVRKKPTARDEESSAIGGGAGKSKKNAFVIGDDEYSIGTELSEEAAVPEEKVAPAGNRKKGKKGVSNKRRLKDDDVQVRDNKVDEEDDIIFSNSNFGLLGEDKDEGDAETENDEDCREDVTVFTGKKKPSNTKRGGGVSGFRSSVFNAVSDEDEEQALTDDDGALISLPRKKKPLKSKKSGGNVSSAAGYDVLDGDDEIEDLSFKEDDDDDMGISFAGKKKTKSLKGSKKSSGNSFSAAVLADENEEDTSVSEIGDQLVRGADDDQEEDVLAIKFSGKKKSSKKKNNSVNSANDIGNRDAYSQVLEFNKTSSADAFSKESDYLKNQKQLNEDVSETSKKKKKKKGGKAVQEEEDLDKILAELGEAPPVSKTVPTLASAPSAPPPVEKVHNQSQLEEVSRDKEAEEEEPIESVTSKKKKKKEKEKEKRAAAPSLATEEKQEETKTDMNSKVTDEKVRKHVRKMQEKLARMKEAEEQKKREEEERLRKEEEERRQLEELERLAEERKRLKKEKEKEKLLKKKLEGKLLTGKQKEEARRLEAMRKQILANAGGLLLPGDNTRAPAKRPLYQKKKSKTLPQSNGAAPAEVESTDTRGIQQEITSEVDYVEADNIEEAEVSSAKVNVEATDVFEENGMEEEEEEDNDDAEWDAKSWDDADLKLSGKSAFADEEIDSEPQLLAKKEIKSARTAAQDVELPSVATKSVGLSEKVASTMPLKSNNVEVRRKDCEAVDADKNNNKVAANSDKIKNVIVKEETPKSDDGPVQGRQNLRSPICCIMGHVDTGKTKLLDCIRGTNVQEGEAGGITQQIGATYFPAANIRERTRELKADAKLNVPGLLVIDTPGHESFTNLRSRGSGLCDIAILVVDIMHGLEHQTIESLDLLKLRNTEFIVALNKVDKLYGWKTCPNAPIVKAMKQQSRDVQIMFDTRLTQVITQLKEQGLNTELYYKNKEMGETFSIVPTSAISGEGIPDLLLLMVQWTQKTMVERLTFSDEVQCTVLEVKVIEGHGTTIDAVLVNGVLHDGDRIVVCGLQGPIVTSIRALLTPHPMKELRVKGTYLRHKEIKAAQGIKITAQGLEHAIAGSSLYVVGPDDDLDNIKEQAMGDMKSLMSRIDKSGEGVYVQASTLGSLEALLEFLKTPVVNIPVSGISIGPVHKKDVMKASVMLEKKKEYGTILAFDVKVTPEARELADELGVKIFIADIIYHLFDQFKAYIDNLKEEKKKKASEEAVFPCVLKIIPNCVFNKKDPIILGVDVLEGIAKIGTPLCVPQREFIDIGRIASFKNNHSPGDYAKKGQKVTIKIIGSNSDEQQKMFGRHFEIEDELVSKISRNSLDALKEHYAEDLSVEEKRLLFKLKKLFKIP; encoded by the exons ATGGTGAGAAAGAAGCCAACTGCTCGCGACGAGGAGAGCAGTGCCATCGGAGGTGGCGCAGGTAAGTCGAAGAAGAATGCGTTTGTGATTGGCGATGATGAGTACTCAATTGGGACTGAATTATCAGAGGAGGCTGCCGTTCCAGAAGAGAAAGTGGCTCCTGCAGGTAATAGAAAGAAGGGAAAAAAGGGTGTTTCGAATAAAAGGCGTCTAAAGGACGATGATGTGCAAGTGCGGGATAATAAAGTTGATGAAGAGGATGATATAATATTTAGTAATTCGAATTTTGGGTTATTAGGAGAAGATAAGGATGAGGGCGATGCTGAAACGGAGAATGATGAAGATTGCAGAGAGGATGTCACAGTCTTTACAGGGAAAAAGAAACCATCAAATACTAAAAGGGGTGGTGGTGTAAGTGGGTTTAGGTCATCGGTCTTTAATGCTGTTAGTGATGAGGATGAAGAACAGGCCTTGACTGATGATGATGGGGCCTTGATTTCTTTACCTCGGAAGAAGAAACCTTTGAAGAGTAAGAAGAGCGGTGGAAATGTCTCTTCTGCAGCTGGTTATGACGTGCTTGATGGGGATGATGAGATCGAAGACTTGAGTTTTAAAGAGGATGACGACGATGACATGGGAATTAGTTTTGCAGGTAAGAAGAAGACAAAGTCATTGAAGGGTTCAAAGAAGTCTTCTGGAAATTCATTTTCTGCAGCAGTGCTTGCAGATGAAAATGAAGAGGATACCTCAGTTTCAGAAATAGGGGATCAGCTGGTACGAGGTGCTGATGATGATCAAGAGGAAGATGTATTAGCGATTAAATTCTCAGGTAAGAAAAAGTCGTCTAAGAAGAAGAATAACAGTGTCAATAGCGCAAATGATATTGGAAACAGGGATGCATACTCTCAGGTCCTGGAATTTAATAAAACTTCTTCTGCAGATGCTTTCAGTAAAGAATCTGATTATTTGAAAAATCAAAAGCAGTTAAACGAAGACGTGTCAGAaacttcaaagaaaaaaaagaagaaaaagggTGGGAAAGCTGTTCAAGAAGAAGAAGACCTTGACAAAATTTTAGCTGAACTTGGTGAGGCACCTCCAGTGTCAAAAACTGTTCCAACTCTTGCTTCAGCTCCTAGTGCACCTCCACCAGTGGAAAAGGTACACAACCAGTCCCAGCTAGAAGAGGTTTCTAGGGATAAAGAAgctgaagaagaagaacctaTCGAGTCAGTAACttcgaagaaaaagaaaaagaaagaaaaagaaaaggagaAAAGGGCAGCTGCACCTTCACTTGCAACTGAAGAAAAGCAGGAAGAAACTAAGACTGATATGAACAGTAAAGTAACAGACGAGAAAGTTCGGAAGCATGTCCGGAAGATGCAAGAGAAACTTGCTAGAATGAAGGAAGCAGAAGAGCAGAAAAAAAGGGAAGAAGAGGAGCGATTAaggaaagaagaagaagaaagacgCCAATTAGAAGAATTGGAACGATTAGCTGAAGAGAGAAAGCGcttaaaaaaggaaaaagaaaaggagaaacttctaaaaaaaaaattagaagggAAGCTTTTAACTGGAAAACAAAAGGAAGAAGCTCGTAGATTGGAAGCAATGAGGAAGCAAATACTTGCCAATGCTGGGGGCTTGCTGTTACCTGGTGATAATACCAGAGCACCAGCCAAGCGGCCCCTCTATCAGAAGAAAAAATCGAAGACACTGCCACAATCTAATGGAGCAGCCCCTGCAGAGGTCGAGAGCACAGACACAAGGGGGATCCAGCAAGAAATTACTTCCGAGGTTGATTATGTGGAAGCGGACAACATTGAGGAAGCTGAAGTTTCGAGTGCAAAGGTTAATGTAGAGGCTACTGATGTATTTGAAGAAAATGGAATGGAAGAGGAAGAGGAAGAAGACAACGATGATGCTGAGTGGGATGCTAAAAGTTGGGATGATGCTGATCTTAAGTTGTCAGGTAAAAGTGCATTTGCTGATGAAGAAATTGACTCAGAGCCTCAGCTTTTGGCAAAGAAGGAGATAAAGAGTGCAAGGACTGCGGCTCAGGATGTTGAGCTGCCATCTGTTGCAACCAAGTCAGTTGGATTGTCGGAAAAAGTTGCCTCGACTATGCCACTTAAATCCAATAACGTGGAAGTTAGAAGGAAGGATTGTGAGGCTGTGGATGCcgacaaaaacaacaacaaagtTGCTGCTAATTCTGACAAGATAAAAAATGTTATTGTTAAAGAGGAAACACCAAAATCGGATGATGGTCCTGTACAGGGTAGACAAAATCTTCGTTCACCAATATGCTGTATTATGGGCCATGTTGATACTGGCAAAACAAAATTGCTGGATTGCATAAGAGGTACTAATGTCCAAGAGGGCGAGGCTGGTGGGATTACTCAGCAAATTGGTGCAACCTATTTCCCTGCTGCCAACATTCGTGAAAGAACTAGGGAACTGAAAGCTGATGCGAAGCTTAATGTCCCTGGTCTGTTAGTTATTGATACCCCGGGACATGAATCTTTTACTAATTTACGTTCTCGAGGATCAGGATTATGTGATATTGCAATATTGGTGGTCGATATAATGCATGGCTTGGAACATCAGACCATCGAATCCCTTGATCTTTTGAAGTTGAGAAATACTGAATTCATCGTCGCCTTGAATAAA GTGGATAAGTTATATGGTTGGAAAACATGTCCCAATGCGCCAATTGTGAAGGCAATGAAGCAACAGTCAAGAGATGTTCAAATTATGTTTGATACGAGGCTCACTCAG GTTATCACACAGTTAAAAGAGCAAGGGCTTAACACAGAGTTATATTACAAAAACAAAGAAATGGGAGAAACTTTCAGCATTGTACCCACTAGTGCTATAAG TGGTGAAGGCATCCCTGATTTATTGTTACTAATGGTTCAATGGACCCAAAAGACAATGGTAGAAAGGTTGACATTTAGTGATGAAGTGCAG TGTACTGTTTTGGAGGTTAAGGTGATTGAAGGGCATGGAACAACAATTGATGCGGTGTTGGTAAATGGGGTACTTCATGACGGGGACCGAATTGTTGTTTGTGGCTTACAG GGGCCTATTGTTACTTCAATTAGAGCGTTATTGACACCCCACCCAATGAAGGAGCTCCGAGTCAAG GGAACTTATTTACGTCATAAAGAAATCAAGGCTGCCCAGGGTATAAAGATCACTGCACAG GGCCTTGAGCATGCCATTGCAGGCTCAAGTCTCTATGTTGTGGGGCCTGATGATGATTTGGATAACATCAAAGAGCAAGCTATGGGGGATATGAAGTCATTGATGAGTAGAATTGATAAAAGCGGTGAGGGAGTTTATGTTCAAGCATCTACTCTTGGGTCATTAGAAGCATTATTGGAGTTCTTGAAGACTCCTGTTGTCAACATACCTGTCAGTGGCATAAGCATAGGCCCGGTACACAAGAAAGATGTGATGAAGGCCAGTGTTATGCTGGAGAAGAAAAAAGAGTATGGGACTATACTGGCCTTTGATGTTAAAGTGACACCAGAAGCTCGGGAACTGGCTGATGAACTCGGTGTGAAAATATTCATTGCTGACATTATTTAtcacttatttgatcagtttaaGGCCTATATAGATAATCTTAAGGaggaaaagaagaaaaaagCTTCTGAAGAAGCAGTTTTTCCATGTGTTCTCAAGATTATACCCAACTGTGTGTTCAATAAGAAGGATCCCATTATCTTGGGGGTTGATGTCCTTGAAGGCATTGCGAAG ATTGGAACTCCACTATGTGTTCCCCAAAGGGAGTTTATTGATATTGGTCGCATAGCTTCATTTAAGAACAATCACAGTCCTGGTGATTATGCCAAGAAAGGCCAGAAGGTGACCATTAAG ATAATCGGCAGTAATTCCGATGAACAGCAGAAGATGTTTGGCCGGCATTTTGAGATTGAAGATGAGCTTGTGAGCAAAATCTCAAGAAACTCCCTTGATGCGCTGAAAGAACATTATGCG GAAGACTTGTCCGTTGAGGAGAAAAGATTACTCTTCAAATTGAAAAAACTTTTCAAGATACCATGA
- the LOC140831708 gene encoding uncharacterized protein produces MQTKFIAVQCFQCSTMQVKQAKKSSNKWVCVVCNQKQSVLRVFAEGLMAKNIRQFVQKFNMSRQLSDRKESALEEGEDIFEEEGFSVMENQNKKRSDWTEYVEYDQDECSERFEKYELAKGADYGGDTDTFDEAMIVTEMPKPVLKKPKLKDYAAGIGHGKNLLKSAFPNRSKAKKPKNARYQDMQQMQSICSDEEEQIGLHRENMASKQKSFRTQILDDDNDLAKIIDVSTSKQSECITLSENENTSNGQLNHKIAADGPLSKWSSYITKEDDTDFSD; encoded by the exons ATGCAGACCAAATTCATTGCCGTCCAGTGTTTTCAATGCTCAACTATGCAG GTGAAGCAGGCCAAAAAGAGCAGCAACAAATGGGTATGCGTCGTGTGCAACCAGAAGCAATCCGTTCTCCGTGTGTTTGCCGAAGGTTTAATGGCCAAAAACATCCGGCAGTTCGTCCAGAAATTCAACATGTCCCGCCAATTATCGGATCGAAAAGAATCAGCCCTCGAAGAAGGAGAGGATATCTTTGAGGAGGAGGGATTTTCCGTAATGGAAAATCAGAATAAGAAAAGGAGTGATTGGACCgagtatgttgagtatgatcaGGATGAATGCTCCgaaagatttgagaaatatgaGCTCGCAAAAG GTGCTGATTATGGGGGTGATACTGATACATTTGATGAGGCGATGATTGTGACAGAGATGCCCAAACCGGTGCTTAAAAAGCCAAAATTGAAGGATTATGCTGCTGGGATTGGGCATGGCAAAAATCTTTTGAAATCAGCGTTTCCAAATAGAAGTAAAGCCAAAAAACCGAAGAATGCTCGATATCAAG ATATGCAGCAGATGCAAAGTATTTGTTCTGACGAGGAGGAACAAATTGGGTTACATCGAGAAAACATGGCTTCTAAACAAAAGAGCTTCAGGACACAAATTCTAGATGATGACAATGATTTAGCAAAGATAATTGATGTATCAACTTCCAAGCAAAGTGAGTGCATAACACTAAGCGAGAACGAAAATACTTCTAACGGACAATTAAACCATAAAATAGCTGCAGATGGACCTTTGTCAAAGTGGAGTAGCTACATAACTAAAGAAGATGACACCGACTTTTCAGATTAG
- the LOC140832831 gene encoding uncharacterized protein At1g76660-like: MASEQNRFLLQQQPSTPRLKRWGGCLGGLSCFRKQQGGKRIVPASRVPEANVLANQPNGHQPGGLPSQTTGIALSLLAPPSSPASFSNSALPSTVQSPNCFLSANSPRGPSSTMFVTGPYAHETQLVSPPVFSTFTTEPSTAPLTPPPELAHLTTPSSPDVPYAHFLSSSSKIKSNNKTNYSTANDMQSTYSLYPGSPASALRSPVSRTSGDRLSSSFNEREFPLQWDPSIPSQETSYAKSESGRFLGLQESGVSKPRQDSNFFCPETFAQFYLDQSSFSHSGGRLSISRDTDAYANGVNGHQSRQNKTCKPTDTEELEAYRASFGFSADEIITTTNYVEISDVSEEPFSMTLFTSSKPVEEEHILTVMSKGSQIGERSVDFPSPQVSKAGLNRADGVRSGVPGSYNSIEEPVQKKKRFGDGSGRRFPGSQMLSDDEDIFANAAGSRIGWKHHFGSSNSDAEIEYRRGRSLREGRSRRENLDYLHGLA; this comes from the exons ATGGCGTCAGAGCAGAATCGGTTTCTGCTGCAGCAGCAACCATCAACACCTCGG CTAAAGAGGTGGGGAGGTTGTTTGGGTGGACTATCTTGTTTTCGCAAACAACAAGGTGGAAAGCGTATTGTACCCGCTTCTCGAGTTCCAGAAGCCAATGTGTTAGCAAATCAGCCAAATGGACATCAACCTGGTGGATTGCCTAGTCAGACTACTGGAATTGCTCTATCACTTTTAGCTCCACCATCTTCTCCTGCTTCTTTCTCAAATTCTGCACTCCCGTCAACTGTTCAGTCTCCAAACTGTTTCTTGTCTGCCAATTCACCCAGAGGACCTTCTTCTACCATGTTTGTTACAGGTCCATATGCACACGAGACACAACTGGTATCTCCTCCCGTATTTTCAACTTTCACAACTGAGCCATCTACAGCTCCATTAACACCCCCGCCAGAGTTGGCACATCTAACTACTCCATCTTCTCCTGACGTGCCCTATGCCCATTTCCTTTCATCCTCTTCCAAAATAAAAAGCAACAATAAGACCAATTATTCTACTGCAAATGATATGCAATCAACTTATTCACTCTATCCCGGAAGTCCTGCAAGTGCTCTCAGATCACCTGTTTCGAGGACTTCTGGTGATCGTTTATCCTCATCTTTTAATGAAAGGGAGTTTCCCCTTCAATGGGATCCTTCAATTCCTTCGCAGGAAACTTCATATGCTAAGTCAGAGTCCGGCAGGTTTCTCGGGCTTCAGGAATCTGGTGTCTCTAAGCCACGTCAAGACTCCAATTTCTTCTGTCCGGAAACATTTGCCCAGTTCTACCTGGACCAGTCATCATTTTCTCATTCTGGTGGTAGGTTAAGCATCTCAAGAGATACAGACGCATACGCAAATGGTGTGAATGGACATCAAAGTAGGCAGAACAAAACTTGCAAACCAACTGACACTGAAGAACTAGAAGCTTACAGGGCGTCCTTTGGGTTCAGTGCTGATGAAATCATCACTACAACTAATTATGTTGAGATTTCCGATGTATCAGAAGAACCTTTTAGCATGACACTTTTTACCTCTAGCAAGCCTGTGGAAGAGGAACATATTTTAACTGTAATGTCAAAAGGTTCACAAATAGGTGAAAGATCAGTAGACTTTCCTAGTCCACAGGTCAGTAAAGCTGGACTGAATCGCGCAGATGGGGTGCGTTCTGGGGTCCCGGGTTCATATAACAGTATTGAAG AGCCAGTCCAAAAAAAGAAACGATTTGGAGATGGGTCTGGGCGGAGATTTCCTGGTAGCCAAATGCTTAGTGACGATGAAGATATATTTGCTAATGCTGCCGGTTCGAGAATTGGCTGGAAACACCATTTTGGTTCATCAAATTCTGATGCAGAAATCGAGTACCGGAGAGGGCGAAGCCTGAGAGAAGGCCGTAGTCGCAGGGAAAACTTAGATTACTTGCATGGCTTGGCATGA
- the LOC140832834 gene encoding uncharacterized protein, whose protein sequence is MDLNSDVERILWTEEQILERVSELGSQLTRDFESRAITPVLVGVATGAFIFLADLVRKIQLPMNVDFVRVESYGSGTVSNGKPKISCDLKVDVRGRHVILVEDIVDTGNTLSCVIDYLKSKGASSISVCTLLDKPARRKVHFELVGEGKYYCGFECPDYFVVGYGFDFDEQYRNLPYVGVLKPEIYES, encoded by the exons ATGGATTTGAACAGCGATGTAGAGAGAATTCTATGGACCGAAGAGCAAATCTTGGAACGGGTCTCCGAATTGGGTTCTCAGTTGACCCGGGACTTCGAGTCCCGGGCTATTACTCCAGTGCTTGTGGGAGTGGCCACGGGCGCATTCATATTCCTCGCAGACCTCGTGAGGAAAATTCAGCTGCCCATGAATGTGGACTTCGTACGGGTCGAGTCTTACGGGTCGGGCACAGTCTCAAACGGCAAACCGAAGATATCCTGCGACTTGAAAGTCGATGTTCGAGGAAGGCACGTCATTCTG GTTGAGGATATTGTTGATACTGGGAACACTTTGTCCTGCGTAATTGATTACTTGAAGTCTAAAGGTGCCTCGTCCATATCCGTGTGCACTCTCCTTGATAAACCCGCAAGACGAAAGGTTCATTTTGAACTAGTTGGAGAAGGAAAATATTACTGTGGCTTTGAG TGCCCTGATTATTTTGTGGTGGGCTATGGATTCGACTTTGATGAGCAGTACCGGAACTTGCCGTATGTTGGTGTCTTGAAGCCTGAAATTTACGAGTCATAA